The sequence AGCGTTACTGATGCTGTAGACGATGGAATGCCACTTTGCTGCGCCTCTTCCCTGATTATATCACCCATGGTTATCACGGGTAACCCCAGCTCCCTTGCAACGTCTGAGACTATGGTCTTACCTGAACCAGGCAGGCCAGTTATTACGATTACTAACACGAAGTGCTATTAATAATGCCTTATTTAGTTATTTCTCTAATGATCTTCTTGATCCTGAGTAGATCAGCGTTTGTTCTGATTCCCTTAATATGAAAGTGGGACCTGGTGGCTTGGTAACCAAGCTTCCTAATTAGGTCTATGGCATCATTAATGGGTATTTCACGCCCTAACTCCCTACTGAACTCCGTAGTGAGCGCATAAGGAATATTCGGGGCGAGCGCCTCCTCCTTAATTAATTCCGTAATTTCCTTAGCTCTTTCACTGAAATAGTCCTTAATGTTACTAGTTACGTGTTCAATCACGAACTCCGAATTCCACAAACTACCAATCCATAGGGGACCCGCCAATTTACGCCATGCACTGCCCGGTATGGGATACCCCTGAATAAAGCCCCTCTGTAATAATACCGGTCTGTAGTAGGCGTATCCTAATGACCTCAGTGTTTCAAGGGCGTAAGCCCTATCCTTAAAGACCAGTGCGCATACCCTGTAGTAATGGCCATCAAGGAAGGACAGTAATGGCTGTATTCCGTAGTCCATGGCAAGGGCATGGCGCGCTACCAACGAAATAAGTATCCTAATTCCAACTTCAAATCTGAAGGGAAACTTCTGCGGCAGAGAACCATAGCGCCTAACGCACTTAAGTGGGTACTTACCTGCCAAGACGCCTACGTCAGTGGCAGTAATACACAGAAGTCCCTGGTCCCTAATAGCCCTAAGGCTATTCTCAATGAATGGTTGCGGTGAACCAAAGGGATCTATATCAACCACGTCGCAGCCGCCTTCACGGGCAACCCTAAGCAATACGTTATTTGCATCATCCCTATATGCAGTAATTACATCATTTAGTCCATTTCTATCAACATTCAGTTTCATTAACTCAAAGGACTTAACATCTATGTCATCAGCAATAACCCTAGACACGCCATTGACTTCCCTTGCATACCTAACAGCCCTTACACCGGTGCCTGATAAAGGCTCGCATATGGTAATGCCGGGTCTACCTACGTATTTAATATAGCCATTAATTACCGCCACTGATAATGACCTGTTAACCTCCATTCTAGGGTTATAAAAAACAGGCGCATGGGCAGGCTCGGGTCTATTACCCACCCTGTACTTAGTTAGGTCAGGCACAATCACCGATACTAATCCCTCCCTAACTTCCGTTTTAGGGTAATCCATGGTTAGACACCTTTTGGTCAGGAGTTCTTTGACTCCAGGAACTCTACATCATGCTTCTCGGCTTCTATTAACGCTAATCCAACGCCAAGGACCTTAGCCACATTAACAACCTCATTACTTAATCTCCTCTTATCCTCAACAAGATATGACTCACCGGGGGAGTGAGCCGCCATCTTTGTATGCGCCTTTACTAGGGAGTATAGCTTGAATGACGGTAATAATTCCTTGACATTCTCATCGACCATTCTCTCCCTGGCACTCACGTCCTTAATAACCTCCTCGTCATTAGGCCTTAGGTTTATGTCCTTAAGAACGTCATCATTAAATAAACTCACTAACATACGTGCAGTCCTCTCTGAGGCCTCTATGGATTCTCTTTCATACTCATAGACCGTTCTCCTGGTAACCCCAAGCAGCTTCGCGAGATCCCCAAGGCTCATGCCCCTGTCTTCCCTTAATCTCCTGAGTAACTGACCCCTTACGCTAGCCTTTACGATGCCCTTATCCTTCACGAATTTAATACTATCATTGTCCAGGATCCTCTTGAAGGTTCTAATGCCCATTGCATATATGCCGTGGGTTTTATAGGCCACGCCATCATCCATTTCCTCATTGTCGTACTTAACACCCACTATTATGGGTGTGGAGTTGGAGACCTTAGCCAGCACCACAAGGTCTATTATTGCCTCCCTGTTAACCTTTCCGGCATCCTCCCTCACTTTAATAATGAACTTACCCTCCTCATCCTTGTCATAATTAGGTATCCTGATTATTGCGTCGTACGATAGAGAAGAATCACCAATAAGTAGTACCTTAGCCCTCCTACTTGCTGCAAAACTCAGTACATGCGCTATAAGTTCATTGCCCATCCTTACTATTACCTAGATATGTTTGTTTTTATTTAAAGCTTTTGTGTAATTGTTACGAGATTTTCCTGCCTATTACCATGGCGTGTGCCGTGTCATAAGGCTCCAGGTGAACCGTCTCCAGTATTTCATAGCCCCTATCTTTGAGTACATCAATTTCCCTCTTAAACGTTTCACTTGGTTCCTTCGTAACGTCAATACTCATGGCTTTTATAACCAGCATTACATAGCCATTGTTCTTCACGTACACGTCAGCATTATCGGCAAGTATCTTTGCCTGGAATGGTTGTGCTATATCAATGTAGGCAATATCCACGGTCCTCACTATGTGTATGTATTGCTCTGGGTACCTGGCATCCGCCAGTATTGGTATTACGTTCTTCCTGCCCTGATCCACGAGCTTCTCCATGAACTCCCTAAAGACCCTTGGTGAGAATTCCACTGAGTAAATAATGCCATTATTACCAACAATATCACTTATGTGGCTTACGGTAGTACCACTGGCGGCACCTAGGTATAGCATCCGCGTTCCCTCGGCTATGGGCATTACCTTAAGTCCATTCATTATGGCGGCAGCGAGCTTTGACCTATAAGGATTCCAAACCCTGTACTCCTTGCCCTCCCACTGAATCAATTGTTCACCATAAACCCTCCTACCCGGTGTCAGGTTTATTGTTGCTAACCTTTCGGTACCATCCTCAAAGGACACCCAGTAGACGCCCCTGAATTTATCGTGCTCCTTAACCCCAACAACCTGTATTAATGAGGACATTGAGGATACGTATTTTTAAAGGAATATAAATCTTTATTTATATTACCTATCTACGTCCGCCTCTCTTCTCGTGAGGTCTCTTCTCCTCGGCCTTCTTAGCCGGTCCCCTCTTCTCTGGTGCTTTCTTGACTGCCTTAGCCTCGGGCTTCCTGGGCGGTGGCTTTGCATACAGCGTTTTAACTTCCTGGATTCTCTTCATTAGGTCTTCCTTTAGTCTCGGTGCTATGAAATTACCTGTGAAGGCATCCGCCTTGGCAGCTATGGCTAGTTTTGCAGCTAACGCCCTGGCTATCTTACCGCGCTGCCACCTTGGTGCCCTGAATATCTCTGGGAATTGGAATATTATACCGTGCTTAGGTGGTCTACCGCCGGTTCTCAACGCTCGGAATAATGCCTTCTCAGCACCTAGTACCTGTATTGTTGATGCAGGTAATAGGGCCAGTCTCATTAGGCCTCCTGCGAGCATCAAAAGCCTAGCGCCAAGTAATGGACCAACTAACTCCCTAATGTTTGGTGCAACCTCGATCAATGCCTCATCAATGTACTGCGATAATTTATTCCTGAGATCTGAAAGTTGAACGTATATCTTAGCGTAGGTTCTTACGGGTTCCAAGTCCCAATCTGCCATCTCGGCGCCAACGCTCTTGCCGGCGGCCTCGGATATTCTCTTAGCCCTGTCCTGAGATAGCCCTAACTTAACCAGGTTATCAATGGTGAAGTTACTCCTGTGTCCCAACTCGGTTATTAAAGTCATGTACTCGCCATGATCCTTGACTAAGTCCTCAAGCTCTGGGAAGTGTAGTCCATACCACTCCCTAACTCTTGAACTTATTAGGTTGAGTATCTTATCCAAGTCATCAACAGAGCTTATTGCCTGGGCTATGAATAAATCCCTCTTCTCTGCAACCTGCCTTAACTTATGCCTTGTTTGGATTGATGTGATCTCATAAACCCTGGCCAAGTACTGATCCTCGTTTAGCCCAAAGATTTCCTTAATGTACTTACTAATATTACCCCTATACAGAGTACCAAGTTTACTGGGTAACTCTGACCTAATCTCGATACCGGTGACCCTATTCGTCAAATTCCTAGCCAATTCCCTATTTTCAACAATAACCTTTGTAACACCCTTATCCTTAAGTTCATTTATCATCTTTATGATCTCATCAATTGGTTCGCCAGCCCCCAGCCTATTCATCTTGTCCGCTATCTCGTCTGTACTACCCTCATAGAGAACCTTAGCTATTACATCACCGTTCTCGTTCAGAGCCACTACACCTAGAACATCCAGTACAAGGTATGCCACGCTCATCAGTACTCACACTAATCACGTGATGAGTCACTATCTTTTAAGCTTTTGTATCACTAATAACCCTAAACCTAGCGGCATATAGGACTTTCATCAATATTAGTGCGATGCCGAACAAGAACATCACGGCCCCAAAATCCATTATCAAATTAATAACTAGTGCATTGTTTATTAGATAT is a genomic window of Vulcanisaeta souniana JCM 11219 containing:
- a CDS encoding fibrillarin-like rRNA/tRNA 2'-O-methyltransferase; its protein translation is MSSLIQVVGVKEHDKFRGVYWVSFEDGTERLATINLTPGRRVYGEQLIQWEGKEYRVWNPYRSKLAAAIMNGLKVMPIAEGTRMLYLGAASGTTVSHISDIVGNNGIIYSVEFSPRVFREFMEKLVDQGRKNVIPILADARYPEQYIHIVRTVDIAYIDIAQPFQAKILADNADVYVKNNGYVMLVIKAMSIDVTKEPSETFKREIDVLKDRGYEILETVHLEPYDTAHAMVIGRKIS
- a CDS encoding helix-turn-helix domain-containing protein, whose product is MGNELIAHVLSFAASRRAKVLLIGDSSLSYDAIIRIPNYDKDEEGKFIIKVREDAGKVNREAIIDLVVLAKVSNSTPIIVGVKYDNEEMDDGVAYKTHGIYAMGIRTFKRILDNDSIKFVKDKGIVKASVRGQLLRRLREDRGMSLGDLAKLLGVTRRTVYEYERESIEASERTARMLVSLFNDDVLKDINLRPNDEEVIKDVSARERMVDENVKELLPSFKLYSLVKAHTKMAAHSPGESYLVEDKRRLSNEVVNVAKVLGVGLALIEAEKHDVEFLESKNS
- a CDS encoding tRNA (guanine(26)-N(2))-dimethyltransferase; the encoded protein is MDYPKTEVREGLVSVIVPDLTKYRVGNRPEPAHAPVFYNPRMEVNRSLSVAVINGYIKYVGRPGITICEPLSGTGVRAVRYAREVNGVSRVIADDIDVKSFELMKLNVDRNGLNDVITAYRDDANNVLLRVAREGGCDVVDIDPFGSPQPFIENSLRAIRDQGLLCITATDVGVLAGKYPLKCVRRYGSLPQKFPFRFEVGIRILISLVARHALAMDYGIQPLLSFLDGHYYRVCALVFKDRAYALETLRSLGYAYYRPVLLQRGFIQGYPIPGSAWRKLAGPLWIGSLWNSEFVIEHVTSNIKDYFSERAKEITELIKEEALAPNIPYALTTEFSRELGREIPINDAIDLIRKLGYQATRSHFHIKGIRTNADLLRIKKIIREITK
- a CDS encoding C/D box methylation guide ribonucleoprotein complex aNOP56 subunit (functions along with aFIB and aL7a; guides 2'-O-methylation of ribose to specific sites in RNAs), whose amino-acid sequence is MSVAYLVLDVLGVVALNENGDVIAKVLYEGSTDEIADKMNRLGAGEPIDEIIKMINELKDKGVTKVIVENRELARNLTNRVTGIEIRSELPSKLGTLYRGNISKYIKEIFGLNEDQYLARVYEITSIQTRHKLRQVAEKRDLFIAQAISSVDDLDKILNLISSRVREWYGLHFPELEDLVKDHGEYMTLITELGHRSNFTIDNLVKLGLSQDRAKRISEAAGKSVGAEMADWDLEPVRTYAKIYVQLSDLRNKLSQYIDEALIEVAPNIRELVGPLLGARLLMLAGGLMRLALLPASTIQVLGAEKALFRALRTGGRPPKHGIIFQFPEIFRAPRWQRGKIARALAAKLAIAAKADAFTGNFIAPRLKEDLMKRIQEVKTLYAKPPPRKPEAKAVKKAPEKRGPAKKAEEKRPHEKRGGRR